TCGAGCCTAATTCGCCATAAAATGGAATCGGCTCGGGACGTGCGGCGCAGAGATCCGCTAAAATGCGTCCCACCTTGAGTGAACCAGTAAAACCAACGGCTTTAATGGCACTGTGGGTGACGAGATCAGTTGAGACTTGTGGCATAGCGCCTTGAACCAGATTAAATACTCCGGCAGGCATATCACAGGCTATGATGGCTTTTTCGATAGCGCGGGTAACAAGTTCACTGGTTGCTGGGTGAGCGGGGTGGCCCTTAACGATCACCGGACAACCTGCGGCTAATGCCGATGCTGTGTCACCACCTGCGGTTGAGAATGCTAATGGAAAGTTTGATGCACCAAATACGGCAACCGGTCCAATTGGCAATACGCTCAGACGGCTGTCGGCTTTTGGTAGCGGAGCTCTGTCAGGCTTGGCTAAATCGATAAATTTAGGATCCAGTGGCTCACGCAATGTGCCGGCAAACAGTCTCAGTTGATTACAGGTTCTGCCAGTTTCGCCTTGGACTCGTGCCATAGGCAGTCCTGACTCACGGTTTGCCGCCATGGTGATGGCTTCTATATCTGCTTCCAGTTCACTGGCGATGGCATCCAGAAAATCGGCTCTTTGCACTGGAGTCTTGGCTCGATATTGAACAAATGCCGACTTGGCCGCTTTAGCAGCACTATCTATATCATTTTTACTCGCATTGGCAAACTGCCAGTCTAGCTTGAGGTTTGTTACTGGATCAAAGCTAGTAAATGCATTGGCATCACCAGTCCAAGCGCCGTTAATAAAGTGTTGGCCAGTAATTTTTGAAGTAACTAAATCTGTCATATTATTCCCTATTTGGTTTGCTTCTTAGATGGTGTCCAGAAACAAACTGATGTTAAGTTATGGGGTTAAGTAACTTGAAAGCCAAAGGCGTATGGGTCACTGTCATCTATGGTTATTGAGTTTTGGCCGGTGATTCTGGCCCAGCCTTGAATACTCGGCATGATCCCCTTGTGTTCACCAACAAGAGTGGCTGATTCGATGCAGCCGATAAATTGACTGCCTATGATGCTTTCATGGGTGTATTTATCGCCAACGTTTAACGTTCCCTTGGCATATAACTGAGCCAAGCGAGCGCTGGTACCTGTCCCGCAAGGAGAGCGGTCTATGGCCTTGTCGCCATAAAATACTGCATTGGCACCATCGGATCCTTCACTGATCGTTTCGCCGGTCCAGAGAACATGGGTGATACCAGATACTGTTGGGTCATCAGGATGCACACAGGTTAACTGCTCATGGGCAATCTGGCGGACGATAGGGCTCCACCTGAGAATATCGGCAGCGGTCCACTCTCTTAATCCGGGGAAGTTGGCTTGGGGCTCGACGATGACATAATAGTTACCGCCATAAGATACATCTATTTTTAGGGTGCCAAGTTCCGGGATATCTAAGATAACATCTTGATGAGCAAGGTAAGCTGGGACGTTGTAGATCTTGACCCAATCGACTTTTTCTCCTGTCTGCTTATATTCGATACGGATCTGGCCCGCAGGTACATCTATAACGAGTTTACCTGGCTCTTTGGCCGTCAACAGGCCTGATTCGATAGCCGCTGTGATGGTACCTATGGTGCCGTGTCCACACATGGGCAGGCAGCCACTGGTTTCGATAAACAAGATTGATGCGTCGGCGTTGTCACTGCATGGCGGATACAAAAAAGCCCCCGACATCATATCGTGGCCTCTTGGTTCGAACATTAATCCTTTACGGATCCAATCATATTCTTTGAGAAAGTGCTGGCGCTTCTCACTCATAGTGCGGCCCTTGAGATCCGGATGGCCACTGGTGACCAAGCGTACAGGATTTCCGCATGTATGAGCATCGACGCAAAAGTAAGTGCCTTTTAACATCTTTACTTTACTCCGTTTGCTTCAATCGTGGTTTCTGACCCTTAATTTTTATTTGATAATGGTGACTAAGCTTGACTCGAGTCAATCAAAGTCACCAGGGGTCATCAACATTTAGCGATTTCTAGTATAAGAATACTAAGGTGTAAAATTAATCCAGGTTGTACTTGTCTAGATTGATGCGAGTGTCCATCGCTTCTTTAATCACTTTCTCTACCATGGCACGCTCATCACCAATCAAGGTCATGCGTGGCATACGGACATTTTCACTGCCACGGCCAAGTAGTTGTTCTGCAAACTTGATGCACTGCACTAACGTCGGGATTGTGTCTAATCTAAGTAGAGGCATAAACCAACGGTAGATCTCGCGGGCCTCTTCGATGCGACCGGCGCGAGCAAGCTTAAATAGGGTGACCGATTCACGTGGGAATACGTTGGTCAGGCCAGAAATCCAGCCAGTTGCACCTAAGAATATGCTTTCTAGGGCGATGTCATCGACGCCACAAAGTATGCTGAAACGATCACCGAAGCGGCTCTGCAGCTCAGTTAGGCGGCGTGTATCTGTTGTGGATTCTTTAATGGCAACTAT
This portion of the Shewanella violacea DSS12 genome encodes:
- a CDS encoding aldehyde dehydrogenase (NADP(+)), giving the protein MTDLVTSKITGQHFINGAWTGDANAFTSFDPVTNLKLDWQFANASKNDIDSAAKAAKSAFVQYRAKTPVQRADFLDAIASELEADIEAITMAANRESGLPMARVQGETGRTCNQLRLFAGTLREPLDPKFIDLAKPDRAPLPKADSRLSVLPIGPVAVFGASNFPLAFSTAGGDTASALAAGCPVIVKGHPAHPATSELVTRAIEKAIIACDMPAGVFNLVQGAMPQVSTDLVTHSAIKAVGFTGSLKVGRILADLCAARPEPIPFYGELGSTNPQFLLNNILTATAEQMAQTQVQSMMMGHGQFCTSPGVVVAVKGEALNRYLATMSETIAALPAAAMLTPGIASTYQAQVEALLKDTSVELVAQGQSAQASHLTRPTAVRVNADDYLTTPELQQEIFGPCVVIVECEDTAQMLNIATELEGQLTATIHGDEAELADNQSLIEAVAFNVGRIIFNQMPTGVEVCHSMNHGGPYPASTDSRTTSVGSQAMKRFERPICYQNMPASLLPDELKNSSTKVISF
- a CDS encoding 4-hydroxyproline epimerase — its product is MLKGTYFCVDAHTCGNPVRLVTSGHPDLKGRTMSEKRQHFLKEYDWIRKGLMFEPRGHDMMSGAFLYPPCSDNADASILFIETSGCLPMCGHGTIGTITAAIESGLLTAKEPGKLVIDVPAGQIRIEYKQTGEKVDWVKIYNVPAYLAHQDVILDIPELGTLKIDVSYGGNYYVIVEPQANFPGLREWTAADILRWSPIVRQIAHEQLTCVHPDDPTVSGITHVLWTGETISEGSDGANAVFYGDKAIDRSPCGTGTSARLAQLYAKGTLNVGDKYTHESIIGSQFIGCIESATLVGEHKGIMPSIQGWARITGQNSITIDDSDPYAFGFQVT